The genomic segment ATCATACCGCTAAGACCATGTCCGCTTGGGCATCCGCTTGCCATTCGTGCGCCAACCATGGCAACAATACCACCCAAAATGGCTCCTATAGCACGTTTGCCTATCGATGGCCCGAAACGCTCTTTCCATCTTGGAGGAACGCTTTCCATTTTAAAACTTTTATCCATTAAAGAAGAGATCAGAGCACCCAGGAAAATACCGATAACAAGCATAAACTGCCAGTCAACCTTGACTTTTGTTTTTATAAAATACTTGTTTAAAGTAACATGATCTAAAGCAATTGCCTTTTCAACAATACCGGCAGCTCTCACAAATGTAGTTGACGCCCCTAAGTAATGGGTCTTTCCAAGTAATTTTGTTGTTGCAATTACCGAAACTATTGCCAATATGCCCAAAAGAGCCCCGGCCAGATACGGGCTCCATCCGCCATCATTCGTTTTAAGCTTCATAAGAACCTCCTTTCTTTAATTACAACAACTACAAGTGTTTCCTTTAGACTTTTCTATCGCTTCCTTACCTTCCTTATACGAATAATATGCCAACCCTATTGCTCCGATTGAATCAACATAACCTATTTTAAAAATCTCAAATAAAAGACTTGATATAAGCAATATTACAGAAAGATACAAACATGTTTTTGTACAATTGGCATCAGCAATAATTGCATCAGAATTAAGTTTCCTGCCAACATCCATTTTTGCCTTCATCAAAAACAACATTGATAAAATGGATACCGCCGAAATT from the Pseudomonadota bacterium genome contains:
- a CDS encoding YeeE/YedE family protein, with protein sequence MKLKTNDGGWSPYLAGALLGILAIVSVIATTKLLGKTHYLGASTTFVRAAGIVEKAIALDHVTLNKYFIKTKVKVDWQFMLVIGIFLGALISSLMDKSFKMESVPPRWKERFGPSIGKRAIGAILGGIVAMVGARMASGCPSGHGLSGMMQLSASSLVALAMFFGIGVLVAGMFYKRRA